A portion of the Halobacillus ihumii genome contains these proteins:
- a CDS encoding DUF6501 family protein, with protein MIHKNWENHKTIKHIECVHNDAEKFVVNNVLTPGQTYDVKNESDEFYFIVDNSGRVGGFYKHYFKEVSNS; from the coding sequence ATGATTCACAAAAATTGGGAAAATCATAAAACCATTAAACATATTGAGTGTGTACATAACGATGCTGAAAAATTCGTCGTTAACAATGTGCTGACACCTGGTCAAACATATGATGTAAAAAATGAGAGTGATGAATTTTACTTTATTGTTGATAACTCCGGCCGAGTTGGAGGTTTTTACAAACATTATTTTAAGGAAGTAAGTAACAGCTGA
- the msrB gene encoding peptide-methionine (R)-S-oxide reductase MsrB codes for MKQQLQKATFAGGCFWCMVEPFEERPGIESVTSGYTGGRTENPTYMSVITESTGHREAVQIVYNPEVFSYERLLEIFWQQIDPTDEAGQFADRGYSYTTAIYYHNDAQKQIAEASKARLEESGKFNKPIVTEIIPAATFYPAEDKHQDYHRKNSYHYKRYKKGSGRADFIKDHWSYKKNPAELKSRLTDVQFAVTQENATERPFQNEYNDNEREGIYVDIVSGEPLFSSKDKYDAGCGWPSFTKPIEKQQVNELLDQTHGMIRTEVRSDKADSHLGHIFEDGPKAAGGLRYCINSAALKFIPLESMEEEGYGYLTHLFTRSNQE; via the coding sequence ATGAAACAACAACTACAAAAAGCAACATTTGCTGGAGGATGTTTCTGGTGTATGGTGGAACCCTTTGAGGAACGTCCTGGCATTGAGTCTGTCACTTCTGGTTATACAGGGGGACGCACGGAGAATCCAACATATATGTCAGTCATTACCGAATCGACCGGTCATCGCGAGGCTGTGCAAATTGTGTACAACCCTGAGGTATTTTCTTACGAACGCCTGCTGGAAATTTTCTGGCAGCAAATTGATCCGACAGATGAAGCTGGCCAATTTGCTGATAGAGGATATTCGTATACTACAGCCATTTATTATCATAATGACGCTCAAAAACAAATCGCTGAAGCAAGCAAGGCACGTCTAGAGGAGTCAGGGAAGTTTAACAAGCCAATCGTGACAGAGATAATACCAGCGGCCACATTCTACCCGGCAGAAGATAAACATCAGGATTATCACCGGAAAAACTCCTATCATTATAAACGTTATAAAAAGGGGTCCGGCAGAGCTGACTTTATTAAAGATCATTGGAGCTACAAGAAGAATCCAGCAGAATTAAAAAGTCGATTGACGGATGTTCAATTTGCAGTGACTCAGGAAAATGCTACAGAACGCCCGTTTCAGAATGAATACAATGATAATGAACGTGAAGGAATTTATGTTGATATTGTATCTGGAGAGCCTTTATTTAGTTCAAAAGATAAATATGATGCAGGCTGCGGATGGCCAAGCTTTACGAAGCCGATTGAAAAACAGCAGGTCAATGAACTGCTGGATCAGACGCACGGTATGATTCGTACAGAAGTAAGAAGTGATAAAGCTGATTCACATTTAGGTCATATTTTTGAAGATGGGCCTAAGGCAGCGGGAGGTTTACGTTATTGCATCAACTCTGCTGCTCTGAAATTCATCCCCCTAGAAAGCATGGAAGAAGAGGGCTATGGTTATTTGACCCATTTGTTTACAAGGTCTAATCAGGAATAA
- a CDS encoding DUF2584 family protein: protein MSTPLSMEWSLITDGKEQRVHADDNLFQIVFDGYKLFPMNEKLEVRRNIKADQIGTGIIEELILKNNTTICKYRLISLYSVN from the coding sequence ATGTCTACACCACTATCCATGGAATGGTCATTAATTACTGATGGGAAAGAACAAAGGGTTCACGCAGATGATAATTTGTTTCAGATCGTCTTTGACGGCTACAAACTATTTCCCATGAATGAAAAGCTGGAAGTTAGAAGAAATATTAAAGCGGACCAAATCGGTACAGGTATTATTGAAGAACTTATTTTAAAAAACAATACAACGATTTGCAAATACCGATTAATTTCACTCTATTCCGTCAACTGA
- a CDS encoding P1 family peptidase, translating to MNEIPITSIDGFAFGHADNKEAATGCTVVVCENGAKAGVAVRGGSPGTRETDALNPENFVEQVHGVFLAGGSAFGLEAGSGVMNELERKGIGFDVQVTKVPIVPGAILFDLMVGDEKVRPDNDMGQQATRNAFLNVPFLKGNVGAGTGASVGKLLGASYAMKGGVGHYAIKVGELKVGAVVAVNSFGDVIDPATGNLLAGAYDRKQGCFLGSKQVLLEQMNTAKTNRFSGNTTIGVITCNAALSKSEANKLASIAHDGLARTISPSHTFVDGDTLFAMTTNQVNVDLNGLSYLATHVVEQAVIQAVLSAKSDYQLPAYSTIIKEG from the coding sequence GTGAATGAAATTCCGATTACCTCTATTGATGGATTCGCTTTCGGTCATGCAGATAACAAAGAAGCGGCTACAGGGTGTACAGTTGTAGTCTGCGAAAATGGCGCGAAAGCAGGCGTGGCTGTACGCGGCGGCTCACCTGGCACCCGGGAGACGGATGCTTTGAACCCGGAGAATTTTGTCGAACAAGTGCATGGTGTATTTTTAGCTGGGGGGAGTGCTTTCGGTCTAGAGGCCGGGTCAGGTGTCATGAATGAGCTTGAAAGAAAAGGAATTGGCTTCGATGTGCAGGTCACGAAGGTTCCGATCGTCCCCGGAGCCATTTTATTTGATTTGATGGTTGGTGATGAAAAAGTCCGCCCTGACAATGATATGGGGCAGCAGGCAACGAGAAATGCTTTTTTAAACGTACCCTTTTTAAAAGGAAACGTGGGAGCAGGCACGGGGGCATCTGTAGGTAAATTATTAGGAGCCTCCTATGCCATGAAAGGTGGAGTGGGCCATTATGCGATCAAAGTTGGAGAGTTAAAGGTTGGGGCGGTCGTAGCCGTGAACAGCTTTGGGGATGTAATCGATCCTGCAACCGGAAACCTCCTAGCGGGGGCGTACGATCGCAAGCAGGGATGTTTCTTAGGCAGCAAACAGGTTCTGCTGGAACAAATGAATACGGCAAAGACGAATCGATTTAGCGGAAATACGACCATTGGGGTCATCACTTGTAATGCTGCATTATCTAAGTCTGAAGCTAATAAACTGGCCTCAATTGCACATGATGGACTAGCACGAACGATCAGTCCTTCTCATACATTTGTGGATGGAGATACATTATTTGCGATGACAACAAATCAGGTGAATGTCGACTTAAATGGATTGAGCTATTTAGCAACTCACGTCGTTGAACAAGCTGTTATTCAGGCTGTGCTGTCTGCGAAAAGCGATTATCAGCTTCCTGCTTATTCAACGATCATAAAGGAGGGATAA
- a CDS encoding uracil-DNA glycosylase: MRIFQNDWAAILEEELRKPYYLKLRERLKMEYGTHKVFPHMNDIYAAFHKTSFEDTKVVIIGQDPYHGVEQAHGFSFSVKEGMTVPPSLRNIYKELANDLGVRPPNHGNLEGWAEQGVLLLNTVLTVRAHQAHSHKGIGWERFTDRVIEALNERDQPVVFILWGNHAREKASSVDRGKHAVIESVHPSPLSAHRGFFGSQPFSRTNRFLQSIGEEPINWVPEEQEVIN; this comes from the coding sequence ATGAGAATCTTTCAGAACGATTGGGCTGCAATCCTTGAAGAGGAGCTTCGCAAGCCATATTATTTAAAATTGAGAGAACGTTTGAAAATGGAGTATGGAACACATAAAGTATTTCCCCACATGAATGATATTTATGCTGCCTTTCATAAAACTTCTTTTGAAGATACAAAGGTAGTTATTATTGGACAAGATCCTTACCATGGAGTAGAGCAGGCACATGGATTCAGCTTCTCTGTTAAGGAAGGTATGACGGTTCCGCCATCACTGCGCAATATCTATAAGGAATTAGCGAATGATCTCGGGGTGAGACCACCTAACCACGGTAATTTAGAAGGTTGGGCTGAACAAGGTGTGCTGCTCTTAAACACTGTTCTTACCGTCCGAGCTCATCAGGCCCATTCCCATAAAGGAATCGGATGGGAAAGGTTTACCGACCGCGTTATCGAAGCGTTAAACGAGAGGGATCAGCCTGTAGTGTTTATTTTATGGGGAAACCATGCGAGAGAAAAAGCCAGCTCTGTGGATCGCGGCAAACATGCAGTCATTGAATCTGTTCATCCGAGTCCTTTATCCGCACATCGGGGATTCTTTGGCAGCCAACCGTTTTCAAGGACGAACCGATTTCTCCAATCTATTGGGGAAGAGCCTATTAACTGGGTTCCAGAGGAACAAGAGGTTATTAATTAG
- a CDS encoding histidine phosphatase family protein produces MDKLILVRHSETEGQHEDSPLTKLGIRQAQVLAAFLEHSGYEIDRIISSPFLRAIETIKPFAENNSMIIEKDERLEERILSRDPLDDWEEVLHDTFKDPELKMAGGESSLEAKERVLSLIDELEAGVEGNVLLVTHGNLLALLLQKYNREIGFMDWKRLSRPDIFLIQKQGGEYTVERVWKD; encoded by the coding sequence ATGGACAAATTAATATTAGTCCGTCACAGTGAAACAGAAGGCCAGCATGAAGACTCACCTTTAACGAAATTGGGAATACGTCAAGCTCAAGTGTTAGCAGCATTTCTCGAGCATTCAGGTTATGAAATCGATCGAATCATTTCAAGCCCGTTTTTACGTGCGATCGAAACGATAAAACCGTTTGCGGAGAATAACAGCATGATCATCGAGAAAGATGAGCGTCTAGAAGAACGAATCTTGAGCCGTGATCCTCTTGATGACTGGGAAGAAGTGCTTCATGATACCTTCAAGGACCCCGAACTAAAGATGGCTGGTGGAGAATCCTCTTTAGAAGCAAAAGAAAGAGTACTGTCGCTTATTGATGAATTAGAAGCCGGGGTGGAAGGCAATGTATTGCTAGTCACGCATGGCAATTTACTAGCCCTGCTTCTGCAAAAATACAATCGTGAAATCGGGTTTATGGATTGGAAGCGGCTTTCACGCCCTGATATCTTCTTAATTCAAAAACAGGGTGGAGAATATACCGTCGAACGAGTGTGGAAAGACTAA
- a CDS encoding acylphosphatase, protein MPRKQMVVHGRVQGVGFRATTEQIASQYSLTGWVKNNSDGTVEIVAEGSEQELASFIKVIEKGPSQFAKVQSLDITDLENEMGYENFKVLH, encoded by the coding sequence ATGCCACGTAAACAAATGGTTGTTCATGGCAGAGTTCAAGGGGTTGGATTCCGAGCTACCACAGAACAGATCGCATCTCAGTACAGTCTCACTGGCTGGGTGAAAAATAATTCTGACGGGACCGTAGAAATAGTAGCTGAAGGAAGCGAACAGGAACTCGCCTCGTTTATAAAGGTAATAGAGAAAGGACCAAGCCAGTTCGCTAAAGTCCAGTCACTCGATATAACTGATTTAGAAAATGAAATGGGCTATGAGAACTTCAAGGTGCTTCATTAA
- a CDS encoding AbrB family transcriptional regulator: protein MSKNYILTYLIALIGGLLFAFLALPLPWILGPVTLLILYKVKSDHQTQSSSLLRDLAFWLLGIQIGLTFQSETWANIGPYLLPYTLFSFAIMATSLSFAFVLSKRSAMEAKTTLIGSVPGGLSAMIAVSESLQGNTVLVTIFHTIRLLSVLFIIPFAATHWLYTNKSAAAAVETEAATGSFWTLLIYFASLVAGYVLREKIPASLIIVPMLLIGVCQTVGIALLPLPDSVFIGAQLMIGVHLGHKIILNDVIRAGRYCGYFLGLALLLISLSFLFGFVLSEWTDMALTTAILSLAPGGLIEMALTAKDAGADPAIVSSLQTIRLLTIVLFMPFLLEWMFNKQKWVNMKG from the coding sequence TTGAGTAAAAACTATATTCTTACGTACTTGATTGCTCTTATTGGAGGCTTGCTCTTTGCTTTTTTAGCTTTGCCGCTTCCTTGGATTCTTGGTCCGGTTACATTATTAATACTGTACAAAGTAAAGAGCGATCATCAGACTCAATCTAGTTCATTGCTGCGAGATCTTGCCTTTTGGCTGCTCGGGATTCAAATAGGGCTGACTTTCCAATCTGAAACATGGGCAAATATAGGGCCTTATTTATTGCCATACACACTTTTCTCATTTGCCATTATGGCTACAAGTCTTTCTTTTGCTTTCGTGCTCTCCAAGCGTTCAGCTATGGAAGCGAAAACCACGTTAATCGGCAGTGTGCCTGGAGGGCTATCGGCCATGATAGCTGTGAGTGAGTCTTTACAGGGGAACACTGTATTAGTTACCATTTTTCATACAATTCGCCTGTTATCGGTATTATTTATTATTCCATTTGCTGCTACGCACTGGTTGTATACGAATAAATCGGCCGCCGCGGCTGTTGAAACGGAGGCTGCAACGGGGAGTTTCTGGACGCTGTTAATCTATTTCGCAAGCCTTGTGGCGGGATATGTGTTAAGAGAAAAAATTCCTGCTTCTCTCATTATTGTACCGATGCTTCTTATTGGCGTATGTCAAACGGTTGGAATTGCTCTACTTCCATTGCCGGATTCCGTATTTATAGGTGCTCAGCTTATGATCGGTGTCCACTTAGGTCATAAAATTATCTTAAACGACGTGATTCGTGCAGGGCGATATTGCGGCTATTTTTTGGGGCTTGCCTTGCTGTTAATTTCCCTATCGTTTTTATTTGGCTTTGTATTATCAGAGTGGACTGACATGGCGCTGACTACAGCCATTTTAAGTTTAGCCCCCGGAGGACTGATTGAAATGGCGCTAACAGCTAAGGATGCCGGGGCAGACCCTGCCATCGTAAGTTCATTGCAAACGATCCGCTTGCTGACGATTGTCCTGTTTATGCCATTTCTATTGGAATGGATGTTCAATAAACAGAAATGGGTAAACATGAAAGGCTGA
- a CDS encoding YqfQ family protein, translating into MFYRNPPPPQGPMGWGRGYNPGYQQPQGIQKFLAPFLNRGGARSYGDAARFGGGSFMNAFPPTAAAQTAAGGGNWLGHLQGALKAVQSAAPMVQQYGPMVKNIPAMINMMKLMNESDEETNDKEDSENLASKSKNESESVDQEKKEVKKRQGTSQPKLYI; encoded by the coding sequence ATGTTTTATAGAAATCCACCGCCGCCTCAAGGTCCAATGGGCTGGGGAAGAGGATATAACCCTGGCTATCAGCAACCTCAGGGTATACAGAAATTTCTTGCTCCCTTTTTGAATCGTGGCGGTGCAAGGTCATATGGCGATGCAGCAAGGTTTGGCGGCGGTTCATTCATGAATGCATTTCCACCAACCGCTGCGGCGCAGACAGCAGCTGGCGGTGGCAACTGGCTTGGGCATCTACAAGGAGCTTTAAAGGCCGTGCAGTCAGCAGCCCCTATGGTACAGCAATACGGACCGATGGTTAAAAACATCCCAGCTATGATAAATATGATGAAGTTAATGAATGAATCTGATGAGGAAACGAACGATAAAGAAGACAGCGAAAATTTAGCCAGTAAAAGTAAAAATGAAAGCGAAAGCGTAGATCAAGAAAAGAAAGAAGTAAAAAAACGACAAGGAACATCCCAGCCTAAGTTATATATTTAA
- a CDS encoding indolepyruvate ferredoxin oxidoreductase subunit alpha → MAFVITSPCKDEKAGECVDVCPVDCIEEGKDMFYIDPAICIDCGACEAVCPVEAIYIEDEVPEEENKYIELNRKFFEEQ, encoded by the coding sequence TTGGCATTTGTTATAACTTCACCTTGTAAAGATGAAAAAGCAGGAGAATGTGTTGATGTATGCCCGGTCGATTGTATCGAAGAAGGGAAAGATATGTTTTACATTGACCCTGCGATTTGCATCGACTGCGGGGCTTGCGAAGCGGTTTGCCCTGTTGAGGCAATTTACATTGAAGACGAAGTTCCTGAAGAGGAAAATAAATACATTGAATTGAACCGCAAGTTCTTTGAAGAACAGTAG
- a CDS encoding AAA family ATPase, producing MKALSLTMNAFGPYKTRQIIDFTELGEESIFLITGPTGAGKTTIFDAMCFALYGRASGTDRDQDTLRSHFSEPDETTFVDFHFQLRGKEYRIVRMPKQLKKKERGEGFKEEPTRAELYMIQSQGAQLLASKIKEVNDHIEQLLSLDYEQFRKMIMIPQGEFRKLISENSKEREEILQRIFRTHFYEELTDYFKQSSRSLQEEIEQFQWKIDQAVNRINWGDEKPADTKAEDPDHILKRLNNHLTNQLQHKNGQTSQLTSLMKETEHAQELYYDAKTVEELFKEQEALQKEAAELADQHQYFQDIEQKAAAAEKALEVLPYERQVKDRQKELTDLKRDQQYKKQRKLEIEQSLKEVAASYEQAAENESYREQLKEQWKQSSHMRENLDKLLILDDKLKKCDEDLTREENRLKELKESKEVSLKQKQNFAEKAASEREITAERYHHKEQLEALKRRKEDVSSLKKEWKKLLDLRSRYQSLVQTFNENKAKRKSAQDKYDAAIEDLKQHHAYHLASDLQDRVACPVCGSDEHPSLAAKPPGVLSAGEIDVLKETFDEQDQIFQKHQEQLLTIKAEGESQKQLVDNLITTFDDQLADRSQEALDNYYIEVCEQLKSKEHKFHELDQQLVTIQEAAKQLTQLEEKLEQVVKAEDEHTQQYHFLQQERIHYSTRREEVKQAYSFETTDREQMNKLVAAYEKQYREALQEWEMIHEHFNKVDQMFKEAATQESQVQQFLQKAESVLSDKEKEFNQTLDQFEFHSVEQYQHALLPKDEVRSLNKKLKEYQERKAVVLERNKEVSSRLTDQERPKLDELEQKWQYKKQQVQVKQREINELEINYNQNKDAQYTMKSLLEQQRDKAKQYYDLAELANLAKGNNPLRLSLERYVLASYLDEILIQANIRLDQMTDHRYQLVRSQEIAKKGAQSGLDLEVIDHHTGQQRSVRTLSGGEGFKASLSLALGMADVVQSHAGGVQLDTLFIDEGFGTLDELSLEQAIDCLRGLQDGNRMLGIISHVSQLKEEIPAKLHIHSTQEGSTVEFTFQ from the coding sequence ATGAAAGCATTGTCTCTCACAATGAATGCCTTTGGTCCCTATAAAACTCGGCAAATCATTGATTTTACAGAGTTAGGAGAAGAATCTATTTTCTTAATTACTGGTCCTACTGGTGCAGGTAAAACTACTATTTTCGATGCCATGTGTTTTGCGCTATATGGCAGAGCCAGTGGAACTGATCGAGACCAGGATACGTTACGCAGTCATTTTTCTGAACCAGATGAAACGACATTTGTTGACTTCCATTTTCAGTTACGAGGAAAAGAATACAGAATTGTCCGTATGCCGAAACAATTGAAAAAGAAAGAGCGTGGGGAAGGATTTAAAGAGGAGCCTACAAGGGCAGAGCTTTATATGATTCAATCACAAGGCGCCCAATTACTTGCATCTAAGATTAAAGAAGTCAATGATCACATTGAACAATTGCTTAGTCTCGACTATGAACAGTTTAGAAAGATGATCATGATCCCCCAAGGTGAATTCAGAAAGCTAATCTCTGAAAATAGTAAAGAACGGGAAGAGATTTTACAGCGCATTTTCAGAACGCACTTTTATGAGGAACTCACAGATTATTTCAAGCAATCTTCAAGATCTTTGCAGGAGGAGATTGAACAGTTTCAATGGAAAATTGATCAAGCCGTCAATCGAATTAACTGGGGGGACGAGAAGCCTGCGGATACGAAAGCTGAAGATCCCGACCATATTCTTAAAAGACTGAACAACCATTTGACAAATCAGCTGCAGCATAAAAATGGACAAACATCGCAATTGACGTCGCTGATGAAAGAGACCGAGCATGCTCAGGAATTATATTATGATGCGAAAACAGTAGAGGAATTATTTAAAGAACAAGAAGCGTTGCAAAAAGAAGCGGCGGAGCTGGCTGACCAACATCAATATTTTCAAGATATAGAGCAAAAGGCAGCAGCTGCTGAGAAAGCGTTGGAAGTTCTTCCTTACGAACGTCAAGTAAAGGATAGGCAGAAAGAGTTAACAGATCTTAAGCGTGATCAGCAGTATAAGAAGCAGAGAAAGCTTGAAATTGAACAAAGCCTAAAAGAAGTGGCAGCAAGTTATGAACAAGCGGCGGAGAACGAATCCTATCGCGAGCAGTTAAAGGAGCAATGGAAGCAGAGCAGCCACATGAGAGAAAACTTAGATAAGCTTCTTATATTAGATGACAAGCTGAAGAAATGTGATGAAGACTTAACTAGGGAAGAAAACAGGTTGAAGGAATTAAAAGAGAGTAAAGAAGTTTCCCTTAAGCAAAAACAGAATTTTGCGGAAAAAGCTGCTTCTGAGAGGGAGATTACTGCTGAGCGGTATCATCATAAAGAACAACTCGAAGCCTTGAAGCGACGGAAAGAAGATGTGTCTTCACTCAAAAAGGAATGGAAAAAGCTGCTTGACTTGCGATCACGCTATCAATCTCTAGTGCAAACGTTTAATGAAAATAAAGCGAAACGCAAAAGTGCTCAGGATAAATATGATGCTGCTATTGAGGATTTGAAACAGCATCATGCCTATCATCTGGCGAGTGATTTGCAAGACCGTGTAGCTTGTCCTGTGTGTGGATCCGATGAACATCCTTCTCTAGCAGCTAAACCACCAGGAGTTCTAAGTGCTGGGGAAATAGATGTACTAAAAGAGACGTTTGATGAGCAAGATCAAATTTTTCAAAAGCATCAGGAACAGTTATTAACAATCAAGGCAGAGGGAGAATCCCAAAAGCAGCTTGTCGATAACTTAATCACAACATTTGACGACCAACTAGCCGATCGATCCCAGGAAGCATTGGACAACTACTATATTGAAGTCTGCGAGCAGTTGAAATCAAAAGAACACAAGTTTCATGAACTAGACCAACAGCTAGTTACAATTCAAGAAGCGGCGAAACAACTAACCCAGCTTGAGGAAAAACTTGAACAAGTGGTAAAAGCGGAAGACGAGCATACTCAGCAATATCACTTTCTCCAGCAGGAAAGGATTCATTATTCAACCCGAAGAGAGGAAGTGAAACAAGCTTATTCATTTGAAACAACAGACCGCGAACAAATGAATAAGCTCGTGGCTGCTTATGAAAAACAATACCGTGAGGCTTTGCAGGAATGGGAAATGATCCATGAGCATTTTAATAAAGTTGATCAAATGTTTAAGGAAGCTGCAACACAGGAATCTCAGGTTCAACAGTTCCTCCAAAAAGCAGAATCTGTTCTTTCGGATAAAGAAAAGGAATTCAATCAAACGCTTGACCAATTTGAATTTCATTCAGTTGAGCAGTACCAACATGCCTTATTACCTAAAGATGAAGTTCGTTCTCTTAACAAAAAGCTAAAGGAGTATCAAGAACGGAAGGCTGTAGTTCTAGAAAGAAATAAAGAAGTATCTTCACGCTTGACTGATCAAGAGAGACCTAAGCTTGATGAGTTAGAACAAAAATGGCAGTATAAGAAGCAACAAGTTCAAGTTAAACAACGAGAAATCAATGAATTAGAAATCAATTATAATCAAAATAAAGATGCTCAGTACACCATGAAATCATTACTCGAACAACAACGAGATAAAGCTAAACAATACTATGATCTAGCAGAACTGGCCAATCTGGCCAAAGGAAACAATCCGTTACGCCTTTCTTTAGAACGATATGTGCTTGCTTCTTACCTGGATGAAATTTTAATTCAGGCTAATATTCGTCTAGATCAAATGACAGATCATCGTTATCAATTGGTTAGAAGCCAGGAAATTGCCAAAAAAGGGGCTCAAAGTGGATTGGATTTAGAAGTGATTGATCACCATACCGGGCAGCAGCGTTCAGTGAGGACATTATCAGGGGGAGAAGGGTTTAAAGCAAGTTTAAGTTTAGCCCTTGGTATGGCCGATGTGGTTCAGTCGCATGCAGGCGGAGTCCAACTTGATACGCTCTTTATCGATGAAGGGTTTGGTACATTAGATGAATTGTCTCTTGAACAGGCGATTGATTGTTTAAGAGGATTACAAGATGGCAACCGGATGCTCGGGATTATTTCTCACGTATCCCAGCTGAAAGAGGAGATTCCGGCTAAACTTCATATCCATTCGACTCAGGAAGGGTCCACCGTTGAGTTTACGTTTCAATAG
- a CDS encoding SDR family oxidoreductase, with the protein MGKLTNKTAIITGASSGIGKSIAKHLADEGAHVVLAARRAERLQQLADDVETQYNVRAKVVETDVTKRADVENLVKETKDDFGSIDIYINNAGVMLLSFLKNDHVDEWEQMVDVNIKGVLYGVHASLPEMLAQEGGHIVNVSSVAGHEVFPSSTVYSATKYAVKALSMGMEKELSRSGVRVTNISPGAVDTELTDHITDGDVLDMFKKQEMTPLNSEDIAKAVAYAVTQPSYVNVNEVIVRPMHK; encoded by the coding sequence ATGGGAAAATTAACGAATAAAACGGCTATTATTACAGGGGCAAGCAGCGGGATTGGCAAGTCCATCGCTAAACACTTAGCGGATGAAGGAGCTCATGTCGTTCTCGCTGCCAGAAGAGCAGAACGTTTGCAGCAGCTCGCTGATGACGTAGAGACGCAATATAATGTACGAGCAAAAGTGGTTGAAACAGATGTCACGAAACGAGCTGATGTGGAAAACTTGGTAAAAGAAACGAAAGACGACTTTGGCAGTATTGATATTTATATAAATAACGCCGGTGTCATGCTGTTATCTTTCTTAAAAAATGATCACGTAGATGAATGGGAGCAGATGGTTGATGTAAACATTAAAGGAGTTCTTTATGGTGTTCATGCTTCACTGCCTGAGATGTTAGCTCAAGAAGGAGGACATATCGTAAATGTTTCCTCTGTAGCAGGGCATGAAGTATTTCCGTCAAGTACGGTGTACAGTGCAACAAAATATGCAGTAAAAGCTCTGTCCATGGGCATGGAAAAAGAACTATCGCGTTCAGGTGTCAGAGTAACTAATATTTCTCCAGGAGCCGTAGATACAGAGTTAACGGACCACATCACAGACGGCGACGTACTTGATATGTTTAAAAAACAAGAAATGACCCCGCTGAATTCAGAGGATATTGCAAAAGCTGTAGCTTATGCCGTTACACAGCCTTCCTATGTGAATGTAAATGAGGTTATTGTAAGACCCATGCATAAATAG